The following coding sequences lie in one Pseudomonas syringae CC1557 genomic window:
- a CDS encoding 3-carboxy-cis,cis-muconate cycloisomerase: MNRPGNQLFDSYFTQADMRGIFSDQGRVQGMLDFEAALARAQAQVGLIPASVVADIEQNCRAELFDFDALAIAIGSAGNSAIPLVKALGKQIAIRSPEAERYVHMGATSQDVMDSGLVLQLRQAIIVLERDLSHLAESLAEQAQRHAGTPLAGRTWLQQATPVTLGMKIAGWLGAVTRHRQRLEEIKPRLLCLQFGGASGSLAALGDQAFKVAEALASELGLELPEQPWHTQRDRLVEFASLLGMIAGSLGKLGRDVSLLMQTEVGEVFEPSAPGKGGSSTMPHKRNPVGAAVMISAATRAPGLVATMLAAMPQEHERSLGLWHAEWETLPELCCLVSGSLQQALQAVPGLQVDAERMRLNLESTQGLVLAEAVSIALAQRIGRDAAHHLIEQCCRRAVEQGTHLRQVLGEDPQVSEQLSSDELDRLLDPAHYLGQARHWVERAVAEHIRISR, from the coding sequence GTGAACAGACCGGGTAATCAACTTTTCGACAGCTATTTCACCCAGGCCGACATGCGCGGGATTTTCTCGGACCAGGGCCGGGTGCAGGGCATGCTCGATTTCGAGGCTGCTCTGGCTCGGGCGCAGGCGCAGGTTGGCCTGATTCCGGCCAGTGTCGTGGCCGACATCGAGCAGAACTGTCGTGCCGAACTGTTCGATTTCGACGCGCTCGCCATCGCCATTGGCAGTGCTGGCAATTCGGCGATTCCGCTGGTCAAGGCGTTGGGCAAGCAGATTGCCATACGCAGCCCGGAAGCCGAGCGTTACGTACACATGGGCGCGACCAGTCAGGATGTGATGGACAGCGGATTGGTGTTGCAACTTCGCCAGGCGATCATTGTGCTCGAACGCGACCTCTCGCACCTTGCAGAGTCGCTGGCTGAACAGGCACAGCGCCATGCGGGGACGCCGCTGGCCGGACGCACGTGGTTACAGCAAGCCACGCCTGTCACGCTGGGGATGAAGATCGCTGGCTGGCTGGGCGCTGTCACGCGCCATCGTCAACGGCTTGAAGAGATCAAACCGCGTCTGTTGTGCCTGCAATTCGGCGGCGCTTCCGGCAGTCTGGCGGCGCTGGGCGATCAGGCCTTCAAGGTCGCCGAAGCGCTGGCGAGCGAGCTGGGGCTGGAGCTCCCCGAGCAACCCTGGCATACCCAGCGCGATCGTCTGGTGGAATTTGCCAGTCTGCTGGGCATGATCGCGGGCAGCCTCGGCAAGCTAGGGCGCGACGTCAGCCTGTTGATGCAGACCGAAGTCGGCGAAGTATTCGAACCCTCGGCGCCGGGCAAGGGCGGCTCTTCGACCATGCCGCACAAGCGCAACCCGGTGGGCGCCGCAGTGATGATCAGCGCAGCAACGCGGGCGCCAGGGCTGGTGGCGACCATGCTCGCTGCGATGCCGCAGGAGCACGAGCGCAGCCTAGGCCTGTGGCATGCCGAGTGGGAGACCTTGCCGGAGCTGTGCTGTCTGGTTTCCGGTTCGCTGCAACAGGCGTTGCAGGCAGTTCCTGGTTTGCAGGTTGACGCCGAGCGCATGCGCCTCAATCTGGAGTCCACCCAAGGCCTGGTGCTGGCCGAAGCCGTGAGCATTGCGCTGGCGCAGCGCATTGGCAGGGACGCCGCACATCATCTGATAGAGCAATGCTGCCGTCGTGCGGTGGAGCAGGGCACGCACTTGCGTCAGGTACTCGGCGAAGACCCGCAGGTCAGCGAACAACTTTCTTCTGACGAGCTGGATCGCTTGCTGGATCCGGCGCATTACCTTGGTCAGGCCCGACACTGGGTCGAGCGCGCCGTGGCCGAACACATAAGGATTTCCCGATGA
- the pcaC gene encoding 4-carboxymuconolactone decarboxylase has translation MTEDERYEAGMQVRRAVLGDTHVDNSLSKLTPFNEEFQEMITRHAWGDIWTRPGLPRHTRSLITIAMLIGMNREGELRLHLKAAKNNGVTREEIKEVLMQSAIYCGIPAANATFHLAEAVWDEMGVESLKDD, from the coding sequence ATGACCGAAGACGAACGCTACGAAGCCGGCATGCAGGTGCGCCGCGCAGTGCTGGGTGACACACATGTCGATAACAGTCTGAGCAAGCTGACGCCGTTCAATGAAGAGTTTCAGGAAATGATCACCCGTCATGCCTGGGGCGACATCTGGACGCGTCCGGGGCTGCCGCGTCACACCCGCAGCCTGATCACCATTGCCATGCTGATCGGCATGAATCGCGAGGGCGAATTGCGTCTGCACCTGAAGGCCGCAAAAAACAACGGCGTGACCCGCGAAGAGATCAAGGAAGTGCTGATGCAGAGCGCCATCTATTGCGGCATCCCGGCGGCCAACGCTACGTTTCACCTGGCCGAAGCGGTCTGGGACGAAATGGGCGTGGAGTCGTTGAAGGACGACTGA